In a genomic window of Phalacrocorax aristotelis chromosome 8, bGulAri2.1, whole genome shotgun sequence:
- the ATMIN gene encoding ATM interactor, which produces MAAAAAGRRGGGLGRPPAPCPVPVGDLPPAGELVRPSVMELSQVRTNILCTVPGCGKVLPNSPALNMHLSKAHPVQDGKLNAPVRKGLKTSQKFYCCPIEGCPRGPNRPFSQFSLVKQHFMKMHAEKKHKCDKCSNSYGTEWYLKRHIEVCGKTFQCTCGCPYASRTALLSHIYRTGHEIPAEHRDPPSKKRKMESSVHNRQLTEKANKAFINAHNNNPGTRELESSEVKLVASLEGSCSSNFTNQVQPKCTPKMLLPKPKVALVKLPVMQLAHLPVYVSATDSSVKPAVVAVDNQGSVVSTVHLLPQSIGILVPALEAETLVFKDSMPVSKVTNSSDREPVSTGVQVEWEKVTSNNTGQELGNVCHKNKISSINIQTDLSCISQNFVPAATWTPNSSVSSCSQTDLSFSSQVSLPVSVQTQTLLPASKLTSSIAAQTDAFSQVCYPTCGISRETQTSRTQDSVDGRVQMDQAVMCSDIFDDVNSSYNVSTHIELPENNLMPANIDQTLLQRSNCKSLNQDMVKSESLISFNTQTNILPPQNTMDNQTQTMDLLSDLENIFSGNMSGQTLDNRGLLSETSSNADTHLPSGPSQNTGIDFDIEEFFSASNIQTQTEESELGTLNSEPVLESLDIETQTDFLFSDSATQSYSCRGNSNFLGLEMFDTQTQTDLNFFLDSNTHLPLGSILKQSSFSMSTDSSDTETQTEVYPATKNIPTQNIESKVQLSSAETQTMDSCFENLGSLFLTSNETQTAMDDFLLADLAWNTMESQFSSVETQTCEELCSLFQSSDKPSH; this is translated from the exons ATGGCGGCTGCGGCGGCCGGGCGGcgtggtggggggctggggcggccCCCGGCGCCGTGCCCCGTGCCCGTGGGGGATCTGCCGCCCGCCGGCGAGCTGGTGCGGCCCTCGGTGATGGAGCTGTCCCAAGTGAGGACCAACATCCTCTGCACCGTGCCCGGCTGCGGCAAGGTCCTGCCCAACAGCCCGGCCCTCAACATGCACCTCAGCAAGGCCCACCCGGTGCAG GATGGAAAGCTTAATGCACCAGTAAGGAAGGGTTTGAAAACTTCACAGAAATTCTACTGCTGCCCTATTGAAGGCTGCCCTAGAGGACCAAACAGACCATTTTCCCAGTTTTCTCTTgtaaaacag CACTTTATGAAAATGCATGCTGAAAAGAAGCACAAATGTGATAAATGTAGTAACTCCTATGGTACCGAATGGTATTTGAAGCGGCATATAGAGGTCTGTGGCAAGACTTTCCAGTGTACTTGTGGGTGCCCTTACGCCAGCAGAACAGCATTACTGTCTCATATTTACAGAACTGGCCATGAAATTCCTGCAGAACACAG GGATCCTCCtagtaagaaaaggaaaatggaaagctctGTACATAATCGGCAGTtgacagagaaagcaaacaaagcatTCATTAATGCACACAATAATAATCCTGGCACTCGGGAACTGGAGTCCTCTGAAGTGAAACTGGTGGCCTCTCTTGAAGGCTCCTGTAGCTCTAACTTCACGAACCAAGTGCAGCCAAAATGTACACCGAAGATGCTTTTACCGAAGCCCAAAGTGGCTTTGGTTAAGCTTCCAGTGATGCAGCTTGCTCACTTGCCTGTATATGTATCTGCAACAGACTCTTCTGTCAAACCTGCTGTGGTGGCTGTTGATAATCAAGGTTCAGTTGTAAGTACTGTTCATTTATTGCCTCAATCCATAGGAATTCTGGTTCCAGCACTGGAGGCAGAAACACTTGTGTTTAAAGACAGTATGCCTGTTTCAAAAGTGACAAATTCCAGCGATCGCGAACCAGTAAGTACTGGTGTACAAGTTGAGTGGGAAAAGGTTACATCTAACAACACAGGGCAAGAACTGGGGAATGTTTGTCACAAGAATAAAATTTCTTCAATAAATATACAGACTGACTTATCTTGCATCTCACAGAACTTTGTACCCGCTGCAACCTGGACTCCCAATTCTTCTGTATCCTCTTGCTCTCAGACAGATCTGTCATTCAGTTCACAGGTTTCGTTACCTGTCAGTGTACAAACACAGACGCTGCTGCCTGCTTCCAAACTGACTTCATCCATAGCTGCTCAGACTGATGCTTTCAGTCAGGTTTGTTATCCAACGTGTGGCATTTCTAGAGAGACTCAAACCAGTCGGACACAGGACTCTGTTGATGGAAGAGTGCAAATGGACCAGGCTGTAATGTGCAGTGACATCTTTGATGATGTTAATTCATCATATAATGTTTCTACTCACATTGAACTTCCAGAAAACAATTTAATGCCTGCAAATATAGATCAAACCTTGCTGCAAAGGAGTAATTGCAAGAGCCTGAATCAAGATATGGTGAAGTCTGAATCTCTTATCAGCTTCAATACACAGACTAATATACTTCCACCTCAAAATACGATGGATAATCAAACCCAGACAATGGACCTACTAAGTGATCTGGAAAACATATTTTCGGGAAACATGTCTGGCCAGACGCTGGATAATCGTGGCCTTTTGTCTGAGACAAGTTCTAATGCTGACACGCATCTGCCATCTGGTCCATCACAGAACACAGGAATAGACTTTGACATTGAAGAGTTCTTTTCAGCATCCAATATCCAAACTCAGACTGAAGAGAGTGAGCTTGGTACCCTGAATTCTGAGCCGGTTTTGGAGTCACTGGACATTGAAACTCAGActgatttcttattttcagataGTGCCACTCAATCATACAGCTGCCGAGGAAATTCTAACTTCTTAGGTTTGGAGATGTTTgatacacagacacagacagacttGAATTTCTTTTTGGACAGTAACACCCATCTGCCTTTAGGAAGTATTTTGAAGCAGTCAAGTTTCTCCATGAGTACTGACTCATCTGATACAGAAACCCAGACAGAAGTATATCCGGCCACTAAAAACATACCTACTCAGAATATTGAAAGCAAAGTCCAGCTCAGTAGTGCTGAAACGCAGACTATGGATAGCTGCTTTGAGAATCTAGGGAGTTTATTCCTTACCAGCAATGAGACCCAGACAGCAATGGATGACTTTCTTCTGGCTGACTTAGCCTGGAATACAATGGAGTCCCAGTTCAGTTCAGTAGAAACACAGACCTGTGAAGAGCTGTGCTCCTTATTTCAGAGCTCTGACAAGCCCAGCCATTGA
- the LOC142060932 gene encoding protein phosphatase 1 regulatory subunit 3E-like has protein sequence MDKAGSLHTSVPTPPPRLYLPRNFSCSACLYGSLAEQCKGGCSPDGDAAPTPVVREAAAGDEKPPPPPRGREPSLPAVPPSPTQRRRAKSLPTPGDRSLRPALQQSPSRRKTVRFADSLGLELTSVRHFCEADLPQVPLPAPLPPQPRSADLFKTRKPPVLGDLEPVLFGPPPLLLEPLFPPQPGASPGFAERVRQHKVRLEWVRAEPAGLRGAVRVLNLAYEKAVSVRYTLNRWASCAEVPAAYQPAGPADGLTDRFTFVLPLPVAAPGAEAALEFAVRYRVAGAEYWDNNEGKNYRLRGGQRVPPAAGPPQDPDSTAWIHFI, from the coding sequence ATGGATAAGGCGGGCTCGCTGCACACCTCGGTGcccaccccgccgccccggctCTACCTGCCGCGCAACTTCAGCTGCAGCGCTTGCCTCTATGGCAGCCTGGCCGAGCAGTGCaaggggggctgcagccccgaCGGCGACGCCGCCCCCACGCCCGTGGTGCGGGAAGCGGCGGCGGGCGACGAGAAgccgccgcctccgccccgCGGCCGGGAGCCCTCGCTGCCCGccgtgccccccagccccacgcagcgCCGCCGCGCCAAGTCGCTGCCCACGCCCGGGGACCGCAGCCTGCGCCCGGCGCTGCAGCAGAGCCCCTCTCGCCGCAAGACGGTGCGGTTCGCCGACTCCCTCGGCCTGGAGCTCACCTCCGTGCGCCACTTCTGCGAGGCCGACCTGCCGCAGGtgccgctgcccgccccgctgccgccgcaGCCGCGCTCCGCCGACCTCTTCAAGACCAGGAAGCCGCCGGTGCTGGGCGACCTGGAGCCGGTGCTGTTcgggccgccgccgctgctgctggaGCCGCTCTTCCCGCCGCAGCCCGGCGCCAGCCCCGGTTTCGCGGAGCGGGTGCGGCAGCACAAGGTGAGGCTGGAGTGGGTGCGGGCCGAGCCGGCGGGGCTGCGCGGCGCCGTCCGCGTCCTCAACCTGGCCTACGAGAAGGCCGTCTCGGTGCGCTACACGCTGAACCGCTGGGCCAGCTGCGCCGAGGTGCCCGCCGCATACCAGCCGGCCGGCCCGGCGGACGGCCTCACCGACCGCTTCACCTTCGTCCTGCCCCTGCCCGTCGCCGCCCCCGGCGCCGAGGCCGCGCTGGAGTTTGCCGTCCGCTACCGCGTCGCCGGCGCCGAGTACTGGGACAACAACGAGGGCAAGAACTACCGGCTGCGGGGCGGGCAGCGcgtcccgcccgccgccggcccgccgCAGGACCCCGACAGCACCGCCTGGATCCACTTCATCTGA